In Mytilus edulis chromosome 13, xbMytEdul2.2, whole genome shotgun sequence, a single window of DNA contains:
- the LOC139500924 gene encoding uncharacterized protein, with protein MEIPLSVVLLLLFGVTSLKCSTEACSDTKSITCTTTVQTTCPTIQAQCSPIAACPVGFVVVANGNANKCYRVLETDAANYGAASVACATVGGSLFEPGTTAELNAVRAIIPAANAAAAHYIGFTDIGAPGLNPTGIHTGSGLPSNGVNPVFGAAVECVTVIQTGPYANSNCATPGRPICEARLDKVNCVCPS; from the exons TTCCGCTATCAGttgttttgcttttgcttttTGGAGTCACGTCACTTAAATGTAGCACTGAAGCCTGTAGTGATACAAAGAGCATAACTTGTACGACTACAGTACAGACAACATGTCCAACAATACAAG CCCAGTGCAGCCCTATAGCCGCATGCCCAGTAGGTTTTGTGGTTGTTGCAAATGGTAATGCAAATAAATGCTACAGAGTATTAGAAACGGATGCTGCAAATTATGGGGCTGCAAGT GTTGCGTGTGCCACTGTGGGAGGATCACTATTTGAGCCTGGAACGACAGCAGAATTGAACGCAGTACGGGCAATTATACCCGCCG cgAATGCTGCTGCCGCTCATTACATTGGATTTACCGACATTGGCGCTCCAGGTCTCAACCCAACAGGGATCCACACCGGTTCCGGGCTTCCATCTAATGGAGTAAATCCTGTTT TTGGCGCTGCAGTGGAATGTGTAACAGTTATACAAACCGGACCTTATGCAAACTCAAATTGTGCGACACCTGGAAGGCCAATCTGTGAAGCAAGATTG GATAAGGTCAACTGTGTGTGTCCGTCGTAA